Below is a genomic region from Musa acuminata AAA Group cultivar baxijiao unplaced genomic scaffold, Cavendish_Baxijiao_AAA HiC_scaffold_695, whole genome shotgun sequence.
agtggaatccgatttcaatgaagaagtggaatccgatttcaatgaagaagtggaatccgatttcaatgaagaagtggaatccgatttcaatgaagaagtagaattccatgaagaagtagaattccatgaagaagtagaatccgacttccatgaagaagtagaatccaatgatttcaatataaatcaaaaataCAAACATTTATGGGTTCAATGCGAAAATTGTTatggattaaattataaaaaattttttaagtcaaaaatgaatatttgtgaacagtgtggatatcatttgaaaatgagtAGTTCAGATAGAATTGAACTTTCGATTGATCCCGGAACTTGGGATCCTCTGGATAAAGATATGATATCTATAGACCCCATTGATTTTCGTTCAAAAGAGGAACCTTATGGAGATCGTATCGATTCTTATCAAAGAAGGACAGGTTTAGCTGATGCTATTCAAACAGGCATAGGTCAAATAAATGGTATTCCCGTAGCAATTGGCGTTATGGATTTTCAGTTTATGGGAGGTAGTATGGGATCCGTAGTAGGCGAGAAAATTACTCGTTTGATCGAGTATGCTACTAATCGATCTCTACCTGTCATTATTGTGTGTGCTTCTGGAGGAGCACGCATGCAAGAAGGAAGTTTGAGCTTGATGCAAATGGCTAAAATATCTTCTGCTTCATCTAATTATCAATCAGATAAAAAGTTATTCTATGTATCAATTCTTACATCTCCTACAACTGGTGGAGTAACAGCCAGTTTTGGTATGTTGGGGGATATCATTATTGCTGAACCTAACGCCTACATTGCATTTGCGGGTAAAAGAGTAATtgaacaaacattaaaaaaggtaatacCTGAAGGTTCACAAGTGTCTGAGTATTTATTCCATAAAGGTTTATTCGACCCAATAGTACCACGTAATCTTTTAAAAGGTGTTCTGGGTGAGTTATTTCAGCTCCACGGTTTCTTTCCCTTGAATCCAAGTTCAAAAATGTAAAGTATAGCACTAGATTCAGTTATTTTATTTGTAGCGAACAAGTATTTAATTCGTCGTAATCAGGTGTTTTCTTTGGTGACATAAGTTCTCCTTGTAATAAGAGACAGAGGTTtcggataatttttattttatattttattatattttatttattatattttagaatatagaatatatagttttagaatatagaatatatagtttctatctagtcattttctatctaatcatatagaattatagttgatattacttattacttataaataaatattataaataaataatatttattataattttttataatatatttataatataataatggcttgatataatataataatggcttgatattacttataatagatatatcataagtaatagatatatcataagaagatatctttctaatagatagaaatattaaaacagatagaaatattaaattgAGGCACCTATTCTATGACAGATCCCAACTTACCCTCTATTTTTGTGCCTTTAGTGGGCCTAGTATTTCCGGCAATTGCAATGGTTTCCTTATTTCTTCATGTCCAAAAAAATAAGATTGTCTAGACCCAATGGGACCGaatcttatcaatttatttcaacaCTGGATGATAATACAGATATTTATCTCGTGTAATATGGTATGATATGTGGCTCTTTCCGAACACACAAATGAAAGAATCGTTATGCGGATATATGATATCTGCATAAATGCATGTATATGTGAATATAGCTGGTTCAAAATGGATTAgtgaatattttaaatagaaaGTCAATGTATCTAACCAATTACTCTCCTAATGTTTCACATCAGAATAGTGCTAGTTGATGAAAGTTACTTCGGGATCAAGAAAGGTAAAGTCAAATTTATTTGGGTTATTCGCTCAATTCCAATCGAATGCACTGGATCTAGTATAGTATGAATTGGCGATCAGAACATATATGGATAGAACTTATAACGGGGTCTCGAAAAACGAGTAATTTTTGCTGGGCctgtatcctttttttaggttCACTAGGATTCTTAGTGGTTGGAACTTCCAGTTATCTTGGTAGGAATTTGATACCCGTATTTACATCTcagcaaatcattttttttccacAAGGGATCGTGATGTCTTTCTACGGGATCGCGGGTCTATTCATTAGCTCGTATTTGTGGTGCACAATTTCGTGGAATGTAGGTAGCGGTTATGACCGATtcgatagaaaagaaggaatagtGTGTATTTTTCGCTGGGGATTTCCTGGAATAAATCGTCGCATCTTCCTTCGCTTCTTTATGAGAGATATCCAATCAATCAGAATAGAGGTTAAAGAGGGTCTTTATACTCGTCGTGTCCTTTATATGGAAATCAGAGGCCAAGGAGCCATTCCCTTGACTCGtactgatgagaattttactccaCGAGAAATTGAACAAAAAGCTGCCGAATTGGCCTATTTCTTGCGCGTACCAATTGAAGTATTTTGAAACGAACTGAAGtgaagaataaaatgaagaataaatattttctcaagaTGGGGGAAGGAACTTGCTAATTCCTCTTTTAATACAACTGAAGTTTCTTCATTCTTTTATACTAGAAAAAGGTCTAATCTAAACTAACGAATCTAATCTAATAAGTATAGATATAAATTCATCAAACCTATCCGAACATGTATTTCGTAATACAGAATTCATCTTTTTAGGCCCAAGATTTGGAATTGATACCCTTTTCTGGTTAGACGGTGAAACATTTCGAAAGAATTAATTGATCCAGGGGGAGTTTTTTCGTCTCGAAACTCGATTCGTTACTTCAAGTGGGTTTTCGAGTATTCATCGAAAGgaacaaatgaaaataaaaattggttcaaatttgcccaattgagatatctggaataatatttatttctttttttctcattttcatccgaaaagaactcttattctatgtctatattccttctaaatcaaaaaaaaaaataaaattattacacaATAATAGGAAAGGAATAGACCCATAGGTCAATACCTTGTTATACAACTCGTGCTTCAAAGAAATATCAGATCAGATAGAGTCAACGAATGAAGCAGGTTCATTAACAATTcaattcacagaaaaaaaaaaatgaaaaaaaagaaagcatcgGCCTCCCTCCCATATCTCGCATCTATAGTATTTTTGCCCTGgtgggtctctttctcatttaataaatgtctggaaccttgggttactaattggtggaataccaggcaatccgaaaattttttgaatcatattcaagagaaaaacgtTCTGGAAAGATTCATAGAATTAGAAGAACTATTCCTATTGGACGAAATGATAAAGGAGTACCCGGAAACGCATATACAAAAACTTCATATAGAAATACACAAGGAAACAATACAATTAGTCAAAGCACACAATGAATATGATCTCCATATCATTTTGCATTTCTCGACAAATATAATCTGTTTCGCTATTCTAAGTGGTTATTTTATTCTGAGTAATGAAGAACTCGTCATTCTTAATTCTTGGGTTCAGGAATTCCTCTATAACTTAAGTGACACAATAAAagctttttctattcttttagttACTGATTTATGGATCGGATTTCACTCGACCCATGGTTGGGAACTAATGATTGGTTCGGTCTACAACGATTTTGGATTGGATCATAACGATCAAATTATATCTGGTCTTGTTTCCACTTTTCCAGTTATTCTAGATACAATTGTGAAATATTGGATCTTCCTTTTTTTAAATCGTGTATCTCCTTCGCTTGTAGTAATTTATCATTCAATGAATGAATAAAGAACTCATTTGATCTTATTATATCAATCAAATCAGAATCTTTCTTCGTGTATAAAGAAAGTATTTTCAATTTGACTTAATTCTTTATACTTTTATCTGTTCAAGGTATTCGTCCTATATTCCAGTACAATTATTCCAGTACAATGACAGACTCGTGTATAGGGAACTATACTAGCTACCTATCTAATTTATTGTAGAAATTCGGGGATCAATGATTGGACatgcaaaataaaaatactttttcttgggtAAAGGAAGAGATGACTCGATCCATTTCTGTATCGATCATGATATATGTAATAACTCGGGCATCTATTTCAAATGCATATCCCATTTTTGCGCAGCAGGGTTATGAAAACCCGCGAGAAGCAACGGGACGAATTGTATGTGCCAATTGCCAT
It encodes:
- the LOC135663279 gene encoding acetyl-coenzyme A carboxylase carboxyl transferase subunit beta, chloroplastic-like, yielding MYDTQSGWNNHINSCIDSYLRFEVSINSSISGSTNNYSDSYFYNFICTENRNSSESGRSSKRTRKNFNDFHEEVESDFHEEVEFHEEVESDFHEEVESDFHEEVEFHEEVESNDFNEEVESDFNEEVESDFNEEVESDFNEEVESDFNEEVESDFNEEVEFHEEVEFHEEVESDFHEEVESNDFNINQKYKHLWVQCENCYGLNYKKFFKSKMNICEQCGYHLKMSSSDRIELSIDPGTWDPLDKDMISIDPIDFRSKEEPYGDRIDSYQRRTGLADAIQTGIGQINGIPVAIGVMDFQFMGGSMGSVVGEKITRLIEYATNRSLPVIIVCASGGARMQEGSLSLMQMAKISSASSNYQSDKKLFYVSILTSPTTGGVTASFGMLGDIIIAEPNAYIAFAGKRVIEQTLKKVIPEGSQVSEYLFHKGLFDPIVPRNLLKGVLGELFQLHGFFPLNPSSKM